The Thermoplasmata archaeon region GGGCCCGATGCCCTTGACCGTGTAGAGGTCCTGGAGGACGTCTGCGGACACCGCGCGGGACGACTCGAGCTCGTGGATGCGCTGCTGGATCTCCTCGTCGCCGGGATTGAGCTTCAAGGCCTCCGCGAACGCACGGAGCGCGTCGTCGTCGCGGCCCATCTTCAGGAACACGTCGCCCTGCACGGCCCACGCTTCCTCGTCCTGGGGGCTGATCGTGACGAGCTTGTCGAACATCTCCAACGCGGCATCCAGGTCTCCCTTTTCCAGGAGCAGGTTTCCTCGGTTCAGGAGGGCCGAGGCGTTGTTCGGCTGGTAGTCGAGGACGAGGTCGAGGCAGTTCAGGGCCTCGTTCGGCTTGCCGCTTCGGCGGTAGGCCACCGCCTTGCCGATGAGCGCGTTCACGTTGCTCGGCTCGACCTCGAGGATGTCATCGAACAGGTTCAGGGCCTGGGGGTAGTTCCCGCTCGCGGACGCGATCAGGGCGCGGCTCAGGAGCCCGGGCACGTCCACGCGCACCTCCTCGATCTTCTGACGGAGGTTGGCGTCCTGGGGGTCCAGCGCCTGCGCCGCCTCAAACGCCGCGAGCGCCTCGGGGCGCCGACCCAGGTTCGTGAGCACGTCTCCCTTCAGCTCGAGGGCCGACGTGTCGTTGGGCTTGCGCCGGAGGATGGCCTCCACGGTCTCCAGGCATTCCCGCCACCGGCTCTGGGCCGCAAGGATGCGGGAGGTCGCGCGGAGCGCGGTCTCGTTCGTGGGTTCCAGCGCGAGGATGCGCCGGTAGGTGTCCAGCGCCACGGCCGTGTCGTTCATTGCGGTCAAGGCGCCCGCTTTGGCGAGGAGCACGCGGGGCGAGTTCGGGTTCAGGCGTAGAGACTCGTCGTAGGCGGCCACGGCCGAAGGGTACTCCTGGATCACGAAGAGCGTGTCGCCCTTTGCCGCGAAGGTGTCCGCCGTGTCGGGCCGGGGTGTGGGTCGGGGCTGCGGCGCCGCCGGCGCAACGGCCGGAGCCGCGGGCACGGGTGCGGGGGCCACGGGCGGAGGGGGCAGCGCGGTGGGCGGCGGAGGGGGCGGATCGAACGCCACGGAGGCCGCGGAGGCCGCCGAAGGCTGGGGCTGCATTGCATATTCGATGTACGCCCGCTCGCCCATGTCGAGTTGGGCGGCGTTGCTCGTGCCCGCGTAGAGCGCC contains the following coding sequences:
- a CDS encoding tetratricopeptide repeat protein: SKYSMSRALTTAVLASFLAVILLVPVTGNGLAGIASGPTRPVSIAPRSSETVLFTSPDVFGVSYVQTIHVQGMSGTVRVAVEKNGGTLANKSVTGSQSVDLSVQSAASGAPANWSLVFTNAGSGSAGVTYTLSVALMPSLFSTVPFLLFLYVAANLGWWFGLRPIRDRTKTEALYAGTSNAAQLDMGERAYIEYAMQPQPSAASAASVAFDPPPPPPTALPPPPVAPAPVPAAPAVAPAAPQPRPTPRPDTADTFAAKGDTLFVIQEYPSAVAAYDESLRLNPNSPRVLLAKAGALTAMNDTAVALDTYRRILALEPTNETALRATSRILAAQSRWRECLETVEAILRRKPNDTSALELKGDVLTNLGRRPEALAAFEAAQALDPQDANLRQKIEEVRVDVPGLLSRALIASASGNYPQALNLFDDILEVEPSNVNALIGKAVAYRRSGKPNEALNCLDLVLDYQPNNASALLNRGNLLLEKGDLDAALEMFDKLVTISPQDEEAWAVQGDVFLKMGRDDDALRAFAEALKLNPGDEEIQQRIHELESSRAVSADVLQDLYTVKGIGPARAKALVDAGFHTVEDYQKATVNQLLAVKGITRRIAEDLVKHFKAPVAVPAH